A part of Miscanthus floridulus cultivar M001 chromosome 6, ASM1932011v1, whole genome shotgun sequence genomic DNA contains:
- the LOC136457703 gene encoding transcription initiation factor TFIID subunit 15b-like isoform X1, producing MSGSYGSDDYRGGGGGGGGYGGRGGGGGGGRGRGGGGGGYGGGGAGGGYGGGGGGGYGGGGGGFGGGGRGGGGGGVGRGGGGRGGGREGDWVCPDASCGNVNFARRTECNKCGAPCPSGGGGGGGGGYNRSGGGGGGYNNRGSGDYGSGGGGGFDRDGGDYNSGGRGGGGAGRGGYNRSGGSDRGGRGGSYGGRDQENQRGSEGGYNAGGYGQAPPQGPSYGGPVGDYAAPPSSYGGNNAYGSDSAVPPPNSYSGGPGSYPPSYGAPPPHQYGGAPGGQGGLPPTYDGGYGGRSMPGGGGSGGAPPPYHGGGGGGGYTGSADPESAGKVKQCDENCDETCDNARIYISNLPPDVTVEELQELFGGIGQVGRIKQKRGYKDQWPWNIKIYTDDSGKAKGDACLAYEDPSAAHSAGGFYNNYDMRGYKISVVMAEKSAPRAAPSYGHGGGRGGGYGGGGRRDNNRDGGGHGPNRNQGGGSRSRPY from the exons gtggcggcggcggcggcggccgtgggcgcggaggcggtggaggagggtaTGGAGGTGGCGGCGCGGGAGGAGGatatggaggtggtggtggtggaggctacggcggtggcggcggcgggttcggtggcggaggacgaggtggcggtggtggtggagttgGCCGAGGCGGTGGCGGGCGCGGGGGTGGACGCGAAGGCGACTGGGTTTGCCCTGACGCAAG TTGTGGCAATGTGAACTTCGCGAGGAGGACTGAATGCAATAAGTGTGGAGCACCTTGCCCAagtggaggtggtggcggtgggggtgggggcTATAATAGGtctggtggaggtggtgggggcTACAACAACCGTGGCAGTGGTGATTATGGttctggaggaggtggtggtttCGACAGAGATGGCGGAGACTACAATTCTGGTGGGCGTGGTGGTGGAGGTGCGGGCAGAGGAGGATACAATCGAAGTGGTGGTAGTGACCGTGGTGGCAGAGGTGGCAGCTATGGGGGACGAGATCAGGAGAACCAAAGGGGTAGTGAAGGTGGCTACAATGCTGGTGGCTatggacaagctcctccacaaggtCCTTCCTATGGTGGTCCTGTGGGTGACTATGCAGCGCCTCCTAGCTCCTATGGAGGCAACAATGCTTATGGTTCAGATTCTGCAGTGCCGCCTCCTAATAGCTACAGTGGTGGCCCGGGCTCATACCCACCAAGCTATGGTGCCCCGCCTCCACACCAATATGGTGGTGCCCCAGGGGGGCAAGGGGGTCTGCCTCCTACATATGATGGTGGATATGGTGGTCGGTCCATGCCTGGGGGTGGAGGATCTGGGGGTGCACCGCCACCTTatcatggcggcggtggcggcggcggttatACTGGTAGTGCTGACCCTGAATCAGCTGGAAAAGTTAAGCAGTGTGATGAAAATTGTGACGAGACATGTGACAATGCAAGGATTTACATCTCAAATTTGCCTCCTGATGTCACTGTTGAGGAATTACAGGAGCTATTTGGAGGAATCGGCCAG gttgGAAGGATCAAGCAAAAACGTGGTTACAAAGATCAGTGGCCCTGGAACATAAAAATATATACTGATGACTCTGGAAAAGCCAAAGGAGATGCTTGCCTTGCTTATGAAGATCCTTCTGCTGCTCACTCAGCTGGTGGATTTTACAATA ATTATGACATGAGAGGCTACAAAATCAGCGTTGTGATGGCTGAGAAATCAGCACCCAGAGCAGCACCCTCTTATGGGCATGG TGGTGGCCGTGGTGGTGGCTATGGTGGTGGTGGACGCAGGGATAATAACAGAGATGGCGGGGGCCATGGACCCAATAGAAACCAGGGTGGTGGTTCGCGTTCACGGCCATACTGA
- the LOC136457703 gene encoding transcription initiation factor TFIID subunit 15b-like isoform X2: protein MSGSYGSDDYRGGGGGGGGYGGRGGGGGGGRGRGGRGGGGGGVGRGGGGRGGGREGDWVCPDASCGNVNFARRTECNKCGAPCPSGGGGGGGGGYNRSGGGGGGYNNRGSGDYGSGGGGGFDRDGGDYNSGGRGGGGAGRGGYNRSGGSDRGGRGGSYGGRDQENQRGSEGGYNAGGYGQAPPQGPSYGGPVGDYAAPPSSYGGNNAYGSDSAVPPPNSYSGGPGSYPPSYGAPPPHQYGGAPGGQGGLPPTYDGGYGGRSMPGGGGSGGAPPPYHGGGGGGGYTGSADPESAGKVKQCDENCDETCDNARIYISNLPPDVTVEELQELFGGIGQVGRIKQKRGYKDQWPWNIKIYTDDSGKAKGDACLAYEDPSAAHSAGGFYNNYDMRGYKISVVMAEKSAPRAAPSYGHGGGRGGGYGGGGRRDNNRDGGGHGPNRNQGGGSRSRPY from the exons gtggcggcggcggcggcggccgtgggcgcggag gacgaggtggcggtggtggtggagttgGCCGAGGCGGTGGCGGGCGCGGGGGTGGACGCGAAGGCGACTGGGTTTGCCCTGACGCAAG TTGTGGCAATGTGAACTTCGCGAGGAGGACTGAATGCAATAAGTGTGGAGCACCTTGCCCAagtggaggtggtggcggtgggggtgggggcTATAATAGGtctggtggaggtggtgggggcTACAACAACCGTGGCAGTGGTGATTATGGttctggaggaggtggtggtttCGACAGAGATGGCGGAGACTACAATTCTGGTGGGCGTGGTGGTGGAGGTGCGGGCAGAGGAGGATACAATCGAAGTGGTGGTAGTGACCGTGGTGGCAGAGGTGGCAGCTATGGGGGACGAGATCAGGAGAACCAAAGGGGTAGTGAAGGTGGCTACAATGCTGGTGGCTatggacaagctcctccacaaggtCCTTCCTATGGTGGTCCTGTGGGTGACTATGCAGCGCCTCCTAGCTCCTATGGAGGCAACAATGCTTATGGTTCAGATTCTGCAGTGCCGCCTCCTAATAGCTACAGTGGTGGCCCGGGCTCATACCCACCAAGCTATGGTGCCCCGCCTCCACACCAATATGGTGGTGCCCCAGGGGGGCAAGGGGGTCTGCCTCCTACATATGATGGTGGATATGGTGGTCGGTCCATGCCTGGGGGTGGAGGATCTGGGGGTGCACCGCCACCTTatcatggcggcggtggcggcggcggttatACTGGTAGTGCTGACCCTGAATCAGCTGGAAAAGTTAAGCAGTGTGATGAAAATTGTGACGAGACATGTGACAATGCAAGGATTTACATCTCAAATTTGCCTCCTGATGTCACTGTTGAGGAATTACAGGAGCTATTTGGAGGAATCGGCCAG gttgGAAGGATCAAGCAAAAACGTGGTTACAAAGATCAGTGGCCCTGGAACATAAAAATATATACTGATGACTCTGGAAAAGCCAAAGGAGATGCTTGCCTTGCTTATGAAGATCCTTCTGCTGCTCACTCAGCTGGTGGATTTTACAATA ATTATGACATGAGAGGCTACAAAATCAGCGTTGTGATGGCTGAGAAATCAGCACCCAGAGCAGCACCCTCTTATGGGCATGG TGGTGGCCGTGGTGGTGGCTATGGTGGTGGTGGACGCAGGGATAATAACAGAGATGGCGGGGGCCATGGACCCAATAGAAACCAGGGTGGTGGTTCGCGTTCACGGCCATACTGA